The following are encoded together in the Lactuca sativa cultivar Salinas chromosome 1, Lsat_Salinas_v11, whole genome shotgun sequence genome:
- the LOC122195238 gene encoding uncharacterized mitochondrial protein AtMg00810-like, producing MIITGDDHGGIESLKHDLARRFAMKDLGLLRYFLGIEVAQSKKGYLLSQTKYISDLFTRAGLSDNQTVDTPLETNARYSPTNGVPLSDLNLYCTVVGSLVYLTVTRPDIAHAIHIVNQFVTAPTSVHWEAVLRIMRYLCGTQFQTLLFSSTSSLELPAYSDADWDGDRHDRKSTTGFCVFLGESLISWKSKKQDVISRSSTEAEYRAMTVTTCEIIWLRWLLANMEVYISSPTPLNCDNKSAIQIAKNSIFHERTKHIEIDCHFTRHHLQLGTISLPFVSSTLQLANIFTKALSASRFRFLCDKLSMLIAAAL from the coding sequence ATGATTATTACAGGTGATGACCATGGTGGTATTGAGTCTTTGAAGCATGATCTAGCTCGTAGAtttgctatgaaggatttggGCTTGCTGCGTTATTTCTTGGGTATTGAGGTCGCTCAGTCTAAGAAAGGGTACCTTCTTTCCCAGACTAAATATATATCTGACTTGTTTACACGGGCGGGACTTTCTGACAATCAGACTGTTGATACCCCTCTTGAAACCAATGCTCGATACTCTCCTACTAATGGTGTTCCTTTGTCTGATCTGAATCTTTATTGTACTGTGGTGGGAAGTTTGGTTTATCTCACAGTTACTCGTCCAGATATTGCTCATGCTATTCATATTGTCAATCAGTTTGTTACTGCACCTACTTCTGTTCATTGGGAAGCTGTTCTTCGTATTATGAGATATCTTTGTGGCACTCAGTTTCAGACTCTCTTGTTTTCCTCGACATCTTCTCTTGAGTTACCTGCCTATAGTGATGCTGATTGGGATGGTGATCGTCATGATCGTAAGTCAACCACTGGATTTTGTGTATTTCTTGGAGAGTCTCTTATTTCATGGAAGAGCAAGAAACAGGATGTTATCTCTAGATCTTCCACGGAGGCTGAATATCGTGCTATGACTGTAACTACATGCGAGATTATCTGGTTACGATGGCTGCTTGCGAATATGGAAGTTTACATTTCTTCACCTACTCCCTTGAATTGTGATAATAAAAGTGCGATACAAATTGCGAAGAATTCTATTTTTCATGAGCGGACGAAGCACATTGAGATTGATTGTCATTTTACTCGTCATCATCTGCAGCTTGGGACCATTTCTCTTCCATTTGTTTCATCAACTTTGCAGCTTGCGAATATTTTTACGAAGGCTTTATCAGCTTCTCGGTTTCGGTTCTTATGTGACAAACTCTCAATGCTTATTGCTGCGGCATTGTGA